A genomic stretch from Desulfolutivibrio sulfodismutans DSM 3696 includes:
- a CDS encoding SH3 domain-containing protein, whose protein sequence is MPRRTLTPLLALLLALAILPACSVSIGTKPASPTPAPVASPSPRTERVTIQGLNLRQGPSSKSAVIGGLDRDEMVTVLERQENWIRVRTADGREGFAYGAYLTGFDIRPAKPRTGKRPAAPGGPDASDALTEEEEQELWN, encoded by the coding sequence ATGCCCCGCCGCACCCTGACGCCGCTTCTGGCCTTACTCCTGGCCCTGGCCATCCTTCCCGCCTGCTCCGTGAGTATCGGAACCAAGCCCGCCTCCCCGACGCCAGCCCCCGTAGCCTCCCCTTCGCCGCGCACCGAACGGGTGACCATCCAGGGCCTGAACCTGCGGCAGGGGCCGTCGTCCAAAAGCGCCGTGATCGGCGGTCTGGATCGGGACGAAATGGTGACGGTTCTGGAACGCCAGGAGAACTGGATCAGGGTCCGCACTGCAGATGGCCGGGAAGGCTTCGCCTACGGGGCCTACCTCACGGGTTTCGACATCCGGCCCGCCAAACCCCGCACCGGCAAGAGGCCTGCCGCGCCAGGCGGCCCCGACGCATCCGACGCCCTGACCGAGGAGGAAGAACAGGAACTCTGGAACTGA
- a CDS encoding ammonium transporter, translated as MNAADTGFILICAALVMFMTPGLALFYGGMVRAKNVLGTVMHSMVILGVVSIVWAVIGYTLSFGSDIGGLIGGMDFFGLNGVGVEPKAGVDNLPHLAFMIFQCMFAVITPALITGAFAERIKFTGFLLFTILWVIFVYSPMCHWVWGGGWLAGLGALDFAGGAVVHMSSAASALACAIYLGKRSGYGKQPFMPHNLPLTVLGAAILWFGWFGFNAGSALAANGLAASAFTTTHMAAAAAAIGWMVVEWIHRGKPTTLGFVSGAVAGLVAITPAAGFVTVMPAIVIGLLAGGICYGGVLLKHLFGYDDSLDVVGIHGLGGTWGALATGLFATKTVNELGNNGLFFGNPGQLWIQFISVVATWAFCFVMTMILLKVVDVVTGIRVSSEDENKGLDVSQHSEVGYQL; from the coding sequence ATGAATGCGGCGGATACGGGATTCATCCTCATCTGCGCAGCCCTGGTCATGTTCATGACCCCGGGGCTGGCTCTTTTCTACGGCGGCATGGTCCGGGCCAAAAACGTCCTGGGAACGGTCATGCACAGCATGGTCATCCTGGGCGTCGTCTCCATCGTCTGGGCCGTCATCGGTTACACCTTGTCCTTTGGCTCGGACATCGGCGGCCTCATCGGCGGCATGGACTTTTTCGGCCTAAACGGCGTGGGCGTCGAACCCAAAGCCGGCGTGGACAATCTGCCGCACCTGGCGTTCATGATCTTCCAGTGCATGTTCGCGGTCATCACCCCGGCGCTGATTACCGGCGCGTTCGCCGAGCGCATCAAGTTTACCGGATTTTTGCTGTTCACCATCCTGTGGGTCATTTTCGTCTACAGCCCCATGTGCCACTGGGTGTGGGGCGGCGGCTGGCTGGCCGGACTCGGGGCCCTGGACTTCGCCGGAGGCGCCGTGGTGCATATGAGCTCCGCCGCCTCGGCCCTGGCCTGCGCCATCTACCTGGGCAAACGCTCGGGCTACGGCAAGCAGCCGTTTATGCCCCACAATCTGCCCCTGACCGTGCTCGGCGCGGCCATCCTGTGGTTCGGCTGGTTCGGCTTCAACGCCGGTTCGGCCCTGGCCGCCAACGGCCTGGCCGCCAGCGCCTTCACCACCACCCACATGGCCGCTGCGGCCGCCGCCATCGGATGGATGGTCGTGGAATGGATCCATCGCGGCAAACCCACCACCCTGGGCTTCGTGTCCGGCGCGGTTGCAGGCCTTGTGGCCATCACCCCGGCCGCCGGATTCGTCACCGTCATGCCCGCCATCGTCATCGGCCTTTTGGCCGGCGGCATCTGCTACGGCGGCGTCCTGCTCAAGCATCTCTTCGGCTACGACGACTCCCTGGACGTGGTGGGCATCCACGGCCTGGGCGGCACCTGGGGCGCGCTGGCCACCGGTCTTTTCGCCACCAAGACGGTCAACGAACTGGGCAATAACGGCCTGTTTTTCGGTAATCCCGGGCAGTTGTGGATTCAGTTCATATCCGTGGTGGCCACCTGGGCCTTCTGCTTCGTCATGACCATGATCCTGCTCAAAGTCGTGGACGTCGTAACAGGCATTCGGGTAAGCTCCGAGGACGAAAACAAGGGGCTTGATGTCTCCCAGCATTCGGAAGTGGGTTACCAACTCTAG
- a CDS encoding DUF4160 domain-containing protein, producing MPTVLRDGPYRYYFFSHEPNEPGHVHVDRGALSAKFWLEPVSLARNFGFSPQELRRLHEFVETHKAHLKEAWHGYFGARGR from the coding sequence ATGCCCACAGTCTTGCGCGACGGCCCCTACCGGTATTATTTCTTCAGCCATGAGCCCAACGAACCCGGGCATGTGCATGTGGACCGAGGCGCACTGTCGGCCAAATTCTGGCTGGAGCCCGTCAGCCTGGCCAGAAATTTCGGTTTCTCTCCGCAGGAGCTCCGGCGGCTGCACGAATTCGTGGAAACCCACAAGGCACATCTCAAGGAGGCATGGCATGGGTATTTTGGCGCCCGCGGCCGATGA
- a CDS encoding response regulator: protein MKSPLVLIVDDDPTLRESVSLWLSHSGYQTAQAENGRQALGLLEKQRPDLILLDLRMPVLDGFGFLAELAHVADPPPVVVISGRGEVRDVVESFRRGATDFIVKPIESYELLDHAAQAAITAAETQRRMLRAEARYFELVQNLPLLVFALRPDLTLEFVNKNCRAMFGQSRATALAVPGWFVQQAHADDRQAIRDVIGQAFSGVSRPLSLDCRFLRPDGTITHCILKVMSATEAPEGDGMLVEGLLIDITDRVELERLMVQQEKLKTLGAISAEVAHEIRNPLFSIAGFAKRLHDRHPEAHETEIILAEAARLEALVDRIRTYLQPADQHPVCLGMGGVIAQVLEALSPELVGRDVVCRTDFSRAVTAVEEDPLLLGQVVTAMVRHGAAHMPRGGTMDVTAWSDDTFSRLTVAYPEAQPAREPERLFLPFEESGTGPGLALARRLAQDMGGSLAYAHDAGRAVFTLTLPLFPHAHASDQPEDASGGTS, encoded by the coding sequence GTGAAAAGTCCCCTGGTCCTGATCGTCGACGACGATCCCACCCTGCGCGAAAGCGTCTCCCTGTGGCTTTCCCATTCGGGATACCAGACGGCCCAGGCCGAAAATGGCCGTCAGGCCCTGGGTCTGTTGGAGAAACAGCGGCCGGACCTGATCCTGCTCGACCTGCGCATGCCCGTGCTGGACGGATTCGGATTTTTGGCCGAACTGGCCCATGTCGCCGACCCTCCGCCGGTGGTGGTCATCTCCGGGCGGGGCGAGGTGCGCGACGTGGTGGAGAGCTTCCGGCGCGGGGCCACGGACTTCATCGTCAAACCCATCGAAAGCTACGAACTGCTGGACCACGCCGCCCAGGCGGCCATCACCGCCGCCGAGACCCAGCGGCGCATGCTGCGGGCCGAGGCCCGCTATTTCGAGTTGGTCCAGAACCTGCCGCTTCTGGTCTTCGCCCTGCGCCCGGATCTGACACTGGAATTCGTCAATAAAAACTGCCGCGCCATGTTCGGCCAGTCCCGGGCCACAGCCCTGGCGGTTCCCGGCTGGTTCGTGCAACAGGCCCACGCCGACGACCGCCAGGCCATCCGCGACGTCATCGGCCAGGCTTTTTCCGGGGTTTCCCGCCCCCTGTCCCTCGACTGCCGCTTTCTACGCCCGGACGGAACCATCACGCACTGCATCCTCAAGGTCATGTCGGCCACGGAGGCCCCCGAGGGCGACGGCATGCTGGTGGAAGGCCTGCTCATCGACATCACCGACCGGGTGGAGTTGGAGCGGCTCATGGTGCAGCAGGAAAAACTCAAGACCCTGGGGGCCATATCCGCCGAAGTGGCCCATGAAATCCGAAACCCCCTGTTCTCCATCGCCGGGTTCGCCAAAAGGCTCCACGACCGCCACCCCGAGGCCCACGAGACCGAGATCATCCTGGCCGAGGCGGCCCGCCTGGAGGCCCTGGTGGACCGCATCCGGACCTATCTGCAACCGGCGGACCAGCATCCGGTGTGCCTGGGAATGGGCGGGGTGATCGCCCAGGTTCTGGAGGCCCTGTCCCCCGAACTCGTCGGCCGCGACGTCGTGTGCCGCACGGATTTTTCCCGGGCCGTCACCGCCGTGGAGGAAGACCCCCTGCTTTTGGGCCAGGTGGTGACGGCCATGGTGCGCCACGGCGCGGCGCACATGCCCCGGGGCGGGACCATGGACGTGACGGCCTGGTCCGACGACACCTTTTCCCGACTGACCGTGGCTTACCCCGAGGCCCAACCGGCCAGGGAGCCCGAGCGGCTGTTTCTGCCCTTCGAGGAAAGCGGGACCGGCCCAGGACTGGCCCTGGCCAGACGGCTGGCCCAGGACATGGGCGGCTCCCTGGCCTATGCCCACGATGCGGGCCGGGCCGTGTTCACCCTGACGCTGCCCCTTTTTCCCCATGCCCACGCCTCGGACCAGCCCGAAGACGCCTCCGGCGGCACGTCCTGA
- a CDS encoding DUF2442 domain-containing protein translates to MGILAPAADERVKEVRMTPDSLVVDLMDGRTISVPLAWYPRLLSAKESARQRFEICGGGYGIHWPDIDEDLSTEGLLRGAPAPAASRFGTV, encoded by the coding sequence ATGGGTATTTTGGCGCCCGCGGCCGATGAACGGGTCAAGGAGGTCCGCATGACTCCGGATAGCCTGGTGGTGGACCTCATGGACGGCCGGACCATCTCGGTCCCTCTGGCCTGGTATCCCCGGCTGCTGTCCGCCAAGGAATCGGCCCGGCAGCGTTTCGAGATCTGCGGGGGCGGCTACGGCATCCACTGGCCGGACATCGACGAGGATTTGAGCACCGAAGGGCTTTTGCGCGGCGCACCGGCCCCGGCGGCATCCAGATTCGGCACGGTCTGA
- a CDS encoding P-II family nitrogen regulator encodes MKKIEVITRPYKLDEVKEALTTAGIKGMTVSEVKGFGRQRGHTEVYRGAEYQVDFVPKVKIELVVEDALAAEIIKTIQNAARTGEVGDGKIFVSHIEDVVRIRTGETGNAAV; translated from the coding sequence ATGAAAAAGATTGAAGTCATCACCCGGCCTTATAAGCTCGATGAAGTCAAGGAAGCCCTGACCACCGCCGGAATCAAGGGCATGACCGTCTCCGAGGTCAAAGGCTTCGGCCGTCAGCGCGGGCACACCGAGGTCTACCGCGGCGCGGAATACCAAGTCGATTTCGTGCCCAAGGTCAAAATCGAACTGGTGGTCGAAGACGCCCTGGCCGCCGAGATCATCAAGACCATCCAGAACGCCGCCCGCACCGGCGAGGTGGGCGACGGCAAGATCTTCGTCTCCCATATTGAAGACGTGGTGCGCATCCGCACCGGCGAGACCGGCAACGCCGCCGTCTAA
- a CDS encoding FlgO family outer membrane protein codes for MPRASAFLLFLLLGLLAVPLAPAQAAEAESPSSGATFRAADRQKIAILEFEPVTAKARNSEKGRLVSEMLTTAAVNSGRFEVVERRIISRLLEELEFGERGLTYTSAALKVGAMAGATAIVSGSVAEEDGKTRIDARFIDVETGRILWAGVAMGPASLSGISDATKRLFRDLAAFADAARRQPPPAAPKDDDAATAPPAAPPGDEAPPPPAAAEAPPGPGVTDAAADALRRAARHHEAAKTHGRAKRYAKAEKELDAALALAPGRAEYFVARGHARYFLGRPAEALADYDQALAAGDAQAAVHSMRGLCLIALGRPGEALSAYDQAVALDPGNPGLFIRRAKLLASLGRPSDMCRDLEAACRLGQCPPIENARKEGSCPAAP; via the coding sequence ATGCCGCGGGCATCCGCTTTTCTGCTCTTCCTCCTTCTGGGCCTGCTTGCGGTCCCCCTTGCCCCGGCGCAGGCCGCCGAGGCCGAGAGCCCGTCTTCTGGCGCGACATTCCGGGCCGCCGACCGGCAAAAAATCGCCATTCTCGAATTCGAACCGGTCACGGCCAAGGCCCGGAACAGCGAAAAAGGCCGTCTGGTTTCGGAGATGCTGACCACGGCGGCGGTCAATTCCGGCCGGTTCGAGGTGGTGGAACGGCGGATCATCAGCCGCCTGCTGGAAGAACTGGAATTCGGGGAGCGGGGCCTGACCTACACCTCGGCGGCCCTCAAGGTGGGGGCCATGGCCGGGGCCACGGCCATCGTCAGCGGCTCCGTGGCCGAAGAAGACGGCAAGACGCGCATCGACGCCCGGTTCATCGACGTGGAGACCGGCCGCATCCTGTGGGCCGGGGTGGCCATGGGCCCGGCCAGCCTGTCCGGGATTTCTGACGCCACCAAGCGCCTTTTCCGCGATCTGGCGGCCTTTGCCGATGCCGCGCGGCGTCAGCCGCCTCCTGCGGCCCCGAAGGACGATGACGCCGCCACGGCCCCCCCGGCCGCCCCGCCGGGTGACGAGGCCCCGCCGCCCCCTGCTGCGGCCGAGGCCCCTCCCGGGCCTGGCGTTACGGACGCCGCCGCCGATGCCCTGCGCCGGGCCGCCCGGCATCATGAAGCCGCCAAAACGCACGGCCGGGCCAAACGTTACGCCAAGGCCGAGAAGGAACTCGACGCGGCCCTGGCCCTGGCCCCCGGCCGGGCCGAATATTTTGTCGCCAGGGGCCATGCCCGTTATTTCCTGGGCCGCCCGGCCGAAGCCCTGGCGGACTATGATCAGGCCCTGGCCGCAGGCGACGCCCAGGCCGCCGTGCACTCCATGCGCGGCCTGTGCCTGATTGCCCTTGGCCGCCCCGGAGAGGCCCTTTCGGCCTACGACCAGGCCGTGGCTCTGGACCCCGGCAATCCCGGACTTTTTATCCGGCGCGCCAAGCTGCTCGCCAGTCTGGGACGCCCATCAGACATGTGCCGGGATCTCGAGGCGGCCTGCCGACTCGGCCAATGCCCTCCCATAGAAAACGCCCGCAAGGAGGGATCATGCCCCGCCGCACCCTGA
- a CDS encoding peroxiredoxin, translating to MDQAESSDAQPRMPRIGEPAPAFEAETTQGDLRLDDYAGSWLVFFSHPADFTPVCTTEFLAFAKLYPAFKENGCELLGLSTDSVYSHIAWVRNIETVFGVRIAFPIVADAGREVARAYGMIMPAESGTEAVRTVFVIDDRQIVRAVLSYPMTTGRSVDEILRLVQALRATDRHGVATPAGWLPGDKVIVAPPRTQEMAEERVKAGDPDCRDWYFCLRTPG from the coding sequence ATGGACCAGGCTGAATCCAGCGACGCCCAGCCGCGTATGCCCCGTATCGGCGAACCAGCCCCGGCTTTCGAGGCCGAAACCACCCAGGGCGATCTGCGCCTGGACGATTACGCCGGAAGCTGGTTGGTTTTTTTCTCCCACCCGGCGGATTTCACCCCGGTATGCACCACGGAATTTCTGGCCTTCGCCAAGCTGTATCCGGCATTCAAGGAAAACGGCTGCGAGCTTTTGGGCCTGTCCACGGATTCGGTCTATTCCCACATCGCCTGGGTGCGCAACATTGAGACCGTCTTCGGGGTCAGGATCGCCTTCCCCATCGTGGCCGACGCCGGGCGCGAGGTGGCCCGGGCCTACGGCATGATCATGCCTGCGGAGTCGGGCACCGAGGCCGTGCGCACGGTGTTCGTCATCGACGACCGGCAGATTGTGCGCGCCGTGCTCTCCTACCCCATGACCACCGGCCGCAGCGTGGACGAGATTTTGCGGCTGGTCCAGGCCCTGCGGGCCACGGACAGGCACGGCGTGGCCACCCCGGCCGGTTGGCTGCCCGGGGACAAGGTCATCGTGGCCCCTCCGCGCACCCAGGAGATGGCCGAGGAACGCGTGAAGGCCGGTGATCCGGATTGCCGGGACTGGTATTTCTGCCTGAGAACCCCGGGGTGA
- the glnD gene encoding [protein-PII] uridylyltransferase has product MTIPDHLPQSARAFAASRQALFADLDAGRTGAGFVAALSDLADRYFGERLAEFGRGARGGGEFSLVAVGGYGRRELCPFSDLDVLLLFPGEPPGWAGELARFLFFPLWDLGLEIGHGVRGVDACLDLARSDHQVLASFLDARHLWGDVRVFAELAARMSREVFPERRAAFALWLAEANIGRGRVHGEAGALLEPQLKEGLGGLRDAHQVRWLSHLADLAGGYQSPAAEAFAALSRDAAFLLVVRCHLHRIGNRKSDKLPFEVQEHIAARLGFTEKDGALGVEVFLAELLRRMSRVKNLREALWPGLAVALGALSDRPPEVVGDGVAKGPSGLDFAPGLSDAQAFSRLFLLFGTAVRTGEPLAFSAVRRARELAFRHGDRLCADPAALASLVGILAADASGRVAEALFESGVLSAMLPEFARVGHLVKFDLYHVHPVGRHSLEAVRRLAEAGAFPESRYHALFTSVAHLDRLILGALFHDIGKGLGGEHAEKGAGIARSALARFGVDPETVEEVAFLVREHLFLADTASRRDLSDRDVAAACAARAGTMDRLNMLLLLTYADARATGPSAWTGWKESLVWELYRRTARMLSEGNLFDEHDAGRMLRTRDRVRAAARGIMPEAEVEACLDQMPPRYLIILDVADITRHLGLVARLRQEARDLAVRLPRGRAGAAGEEAAGYAPGAVVLEARPAPGGAGHELTVAAMETPGLFAVLAGVLALHDVNILSAEVFLWGDGTAIYVFGVSDPPDALYAEELWTRVGGAVRYALLGRLALEYRLDQKRRSPLACRQGQPGGPVAVQVENKTSALYTLIEISAPDRLGLLYDIAHVMAGLRLEVRLAKVDTLGERARDVFYVRGADGKKIEDEGQAREIEAALMHRLGC; this is encoded by the coding sequence ATGACCATTCCCGATCATCTGCCCCAGAGCGCCCGGGCCTTCGCGGCCTCGCGCCAGGCCCTTTTCGCCGATCTCGACGCCGGGAGGACCGGCGCCGGGTTCGTGGCCGCCCTGTCGGATCTGGCCGACCGCTATTTCGGCGAACGGCTGGCCGAATTCGGCCGCGGCGCCAGAGGAGGCGGGGAATTTTCCCTTGTGGCTGTCGGCGGCTACGGGCGGCGGGAACTGTGTCCTTTCTCGGATCTGGACGTGCTGCTGCTGTTTCCCGGAGAGCCGCCCGGGTGGGCCGGGGAACTGGCCCGGTTTCTGTTTTTTCCCCTGTGGGATTTGGGCCTCGAGATCGGGCACGGGGTGCGCGGCGTGGACGCCTGCCTGGATCTGGCCCGAAGCGATCATCAGGTCTTGGCGTCGTTTCTGGACGCCCGGCATCTGTGGGGCGACGTCCGGGTCTTCGCAGAGCTTGCCGCGCGCATGTCCCGGGAGGTCTTCCCCGAGCGGCGGGCGGCCTTCGCCCTGTGGCTGGCCGAGGCCAACATCGGCCGCGGCCGGGTGCACGGCGAGGCCGGGGCGCTCCTGGAGCCGCAGCTCAAGGAGGGCCTGGGGGGGCTTCGCGACGCGCATCAGGTGCGCTGGCTGTCGCATCTGGCCGATCTGGCCGGGGGCTATCAATCCCCGGCGGCCGAGGCGTTCGCGGCCTTGTCCCGTGATGCGGCGTTCCTGCTTGTGGTCCGCTGCCATCTGCACCGTATCGGCAACCGCAAGTCCGACAAGCTGCCCTTCGAGGTCCAGGAGCACATCGCCGCCAGACTGGGCTTTACGGAAAAAGACGGGGCGCTTGGGGTGGAGGTGTTTCTGGCCGAGCTTTTGCGGCGCATGTCCCGGGTGAAAAATCTGCGCGAGGCCTTGTGGCCGGGGCTGGCCGTGGCCCTGGGGGCCCTGTCCGACCGTCCCCCGGAGGTGGTGGGCGACGGCGTGGCCAAGGGGCCGTCCGGGCTGGATTTCGCCCCGGGGCTGAGCGATGCCCAGGCCTTTTCCCGGTTGTTTCTGCTTTTCGGCACGGCCGTGCGCACGGGCGAGCCCCTGGCCTTTTCCGCCGTGCGCCGGGCTCGGGAACTGGCTTTTCGGCACGGGGACCGGCTGTGCGCCGACCCGGCGGCCCTGGCCTCCCTGGTGGGCATCCTGGCCGCCGACGCCTCGGGCCGGGTGGCCGAGGCCCTGTTCGAATCCGGGGTGCTGTCGGCCATGCTGCCGGAATTCGCCCGGGTGGGGCATCTGGTCAAATTCGACCTGTACCATGTGCATCCCGTGGGCCGACACAGCCTGGAGGCCGTGCGGCGGCTGGCCGAGGCCGGGGCCTTTCCCGAGAGCCGCTACCATGCGCTTTTTACCAGCGTGGCCCACCTGGACCGCTTGATCCTGGGCGCGCTGTTTCACGACATCGGCAAGGGACTTGGCGGGGAGCACGCCGAGAAGGGGGCGGGCATCGCCCGGTCGGCCCTGGCCCGGTTCGGCGTGGACCCGGAGACCGTGGAGGAAGTGGCCTTTTTGGTGCGCGAGCACCTCTTTCTGGCGGACACGGCCTCGCGCCGCGACCTGTCCGACCGCGACGTGGCCGCCGCCTGCGCTGCCCGGGCCGGGACCATGGACCGCCTGAACATGCTATTGCTTTTGACCTATGCCGATGCCCGGGCCACAGGGCCGTCCGCCTGGACGGGATGGAAGGAAAGCCTGGTCTGGGAGCTGTACCGGCGCACGGCCCGAATGCTTTCCGAGGGCAACCTTTTCGACGAGCACGACGCCGGACGCATGCTGCGCACCCGGGACCGGGTCCGGGCCGCCGCCCGGGGGATCATGCCCGAGGCCGAGGTCGAGGCCTGTCTGGACCAGATGCCGCCGCGCTATCTGATCATCCTGGATGTCGCCGACATCACCCGGCACCTGGGGCTGGTGGCCAGGTTGCGCCAGGAGGCCAGGGATCTGGCGGTGCGCCTGCCCCGGGGCCGGGCCGGGGCGGCAGGGGAAGAGGCTGCCGGATATGCCCCGGGGGCGGTGGTCTTGGAGGCCCGGCCCGCGCCCGGGGGGGCCGGGCATGAGCTCACGGTGGCGGCCATGGAGACGCCGGGGCTTTTCGCGGTCCTGGCCGGGGTCTTGGCCCTGCATGACGTGAACATCCTGTCGGCGGAGGTGTTTTTGTGGGGGGACGGCACGGCCATCTACGTCTTCGGGGTGTCGGACCCGCCGGACGCCCTGTATGCCGAGGAGTTGTGGACCCGGGTGGGGGGGGCGGTGCGCTATGCGCTTTTGGGCAGGCTGGCCCTGGAATACCGCCTGGACCAGAAACGTCGGTCGCCTCTCGCCTGCCGACAGGGACAACCGGGAGGGCCGGTGGCCGTGCAGGTGGAAAATAAGACCTCGGCCCTGTATACGCTCATTGAGATTTCGGCCCCGGATCGCCTGGGGCTTTTGTACGACATCGCCCATGTCATGGCGGGCCTGCGCCTGGAGGTGCGGCTGGCCAAGGTGGACACCCTGGGGGAGCGGGCCCGCGACGTGTTCTACGTGCGCGGGGCCGACGGCAAAAAGATCGAAGACGAGGGGCAGGCCCGGGAGATCGAGGCCGCGCTCATGCACCGGCTGGGGTGTTGA
- a CDS encoding FkbM family methyltransferase translates to MPRPMFHDLDPALVHDTPPLDRLAELRPAADPVIVDGGANKGRTTARFLELFPRARVAAFEPLPELARKLEKRYLGDARVVVQACALGPQAATAELTVLSRRTLSSMLPPTGIHEKYADQDIRQTARVTVPVVRLDAALPQGADIIKLDLQGYELAALQGAVGILPRAALILAETAFYPLYDGQPLFPELREFLAAHGFAFEGLYDPFSDAKGRLASGDALFTANAPGPGR, encoded by the coding sequence ATGCCACGCCCCATGTTCCACGATCTCGACCCCGCCCTGGTGCACGACACCCCGCCCCTGGACCGGCTGGCCGAACTGCGCCCCGCCGCAGACCCCGTGATTGTGGACGGCGGGGCCAACAAGGGCCGCACCACGGCCCGCTTTCTGGAGCTGTTCCCCCGGGCCCGGGTGGCGGCCTTCGAGCCCCTGCCGGAGTTGGCCCGCAAGCTTGAAAAACGCTATCTGGGAGACGCCCGGGTCGTCGTCCAGGCCTGCGCCCTGGGGCCGCAGGCGGCTACGGCCGAGCTGACGGTCTTAAGCCGCCGCACCCTGTCCTCCATGCTCCCGCCCACGGGCATCCATGAGAAATATGCCGACCAGGACATCCGCCAGACGGCCCGGGTGACGGTCCCGGTGGTCCGGCTGGATGCGGCCCTGCCGCAAGGCGCGGACATCATCAAGCTCGATCTGCAGGGCTATGAACTGGCCGCCCTGCAAGGGGCCGTGGGCATCCTGCCCCGGGCGGCGCTCATCCTGGCCGAGACCGCCTTCTACCCGCTCTACGACGGGCAACCGCTTTTCCCCGAACTGCGGGAGTTCCTGGCCGCCCACGGCTTTGCCTTCGAGGGCCTCTACGATCCCTTTTCCGACGCCAAGGGCCGACTGGCCTCGGGCGACGCCCTGTTCACGGCAAACGCCCCCGGCCCCGGACGGTGA